Genomic window (Zerene cesonia ecotype Mississippi chromosome 5, Zerene_cesonia_1.1, whole genome shotgun sequence):
GTACTTTATAAACCATTCGCTAATCTTTTGACTCTAGTATCATCTACTCTATACAAGCcaacaataacaaacaaatgtaGGTATTAATTAAccttaaatatacataaacaattgtttaatacactaatattaataaatcaaagacTAAGTATACCTCATTTTGCCATACATCATATTCCTCTTCTGTTGTTTTACAAGCATTTCTATATACAACATTTGACAGATTATTAAGAACTTCAAAGGTTTGGTCAATCCAAttcacaaaatacattttatttaatacaatagaGTCATCACCTCCAGTGCAAACATCCGATAGACTCaatattttgtcaatataCTCatctattgatattaatttttcatgacAACATGACAACCTCTCATAGACACATTGCAAACTTTCCTGTAAAAATACTAGAATCAATTAGGACATAAACTTTTCTAAGCCTTAGtgcgatataaataaatttgtttaacgaTTATATATTGGATTAATTcagaaaaattttatgaatagttTATCAGGGTTTATGAGCCATAACATTGTTTGATAATAGGAGCAAGTtgttaagttataaaaacGTAACTatgacttaataaatatttatttttacatttaattattcctCTGTTGAAAGACTCACCTGAACATCTTCATAAGCCTTAAATTCttcattaaactttaaaatttcgaTTATGATAAGTACACATTTCCTTATTTGATCACTACAAAGATGGTAAACattccaaattttattattcgtaaTGTCATTCGCATTTTCGGCGTTATTTAACTTTTCTTGAATTTCTTCTAGAAGTGGTCGTATTTCTCGGTATAATAAGGtctgaataaaaaacaaagaaagaccaaattattacattttacaacatagtataaaaaaattgttttattattttggtaaAACTCGAtatcataacaaatatttaaatttacccAGATTGCTCTAGTTCTCTGTCGTACCATTCGATGCTTAATGCTATTTGATTTCTTTTCCATTTTTTCCATCCACCTATTGtagctataatatatttaaaattaattaactcaGTGTTcgcaattttgtattaaaaaggaATCGCGAacgtaaaatttcaaattttaaattaaacagccATGAATGACGGCTGGATCATTGTTACCACAGATTAAGTAGTAGTCAAAGagcaaaaactatattatactcATAGTCCAATGATATTCTAGGTATGTTGTTACCAAATACCAGTTATTTGTTAAGAACCTATTCCTTGTACTTTTGCTGCCTGTTGACTTATGCTGTTGATTAAACGGTGTATTAAATGAGAATTGTCTACACAAATACACGTATTTTATTACGATCCTTCGTTTCATTAGAGACCATACATTCCTATTTGGCTTAAAACTTTGAAGTCCCGATGGTAGCAACTCGTAACCGTTTcctaaaatacttttatctgttatttcattgtttactTGATTGTATACTGTCATTGCTGTCATATTTCCAATTATCATTCAGCTGTCACCTGAATTTCTGCTTTAGTCTACATTTTGATAGAATCGCTTCAGtcttgaaagaatttttaattaatatacagaagtaatttaaaaagtgtaaTAATGAGTGAATTAGTTTGGGGTATTAAGAATGGCGACATCGATCAAGTTAAGGATATCGTAGAAAAACATGTAAGATATGACTAACTAGCCAACCATAAAATTCACTACTTTAGTTTTTGTGTCCGGGCATAGCTTTGTTGTTATTGTTGATTTACCTAATTAATTTGTTGCTGATAAGTTACCCCCGACTCTCTTTTGTGTGTGAATAAAAACCGTTTATATATGTGGTTTTTTTTGCAGAAAATTGATGTCAATGCTTTAATTGACGGCCGGGTACCGCTTCATTATGCTGCCGACTATGGACAGACTGCTGTTCTTAACTATCTATTAGATAAAGGCGCAGATCCTAATGTACGTATTgattaagttattttacttcatattttacttggttattctttttatattttataattgcataatgttttaattgcaGATGGTAGATAAGCATGGCATATCTGTGATCTTAGCTGCAATTTGGGAAGGACATACCGATTGTGTGAAAACCTTATTGAAACATGTAAGATTTtgtgtgtaatttataaagccCTACCACATCTGACAAGCCATATTAATTTCAACACACCCACTCTTTGATTTAGTTATACTTTTTCTAAAACTTGTGatttagtataattaaatgttaaaaaaaaattgttatgaaatacatattgagatatatatttcaatatgtatttcaaaaggaatgtaaaataaataaacagtaattaGTATGTAAAAAATCTTAGTTACATTTACTGTAAACcccaaaaatatgtatattttttttgtgaaccATACCACACCTGAACATcccaattattttatttgtatgttaatttGTTGAACCTTGTTTATTACTTCATTGTTATATAAGTTAGGATCTGTcttgtttatacatatttccCTCTGTTGTTACAAAGATTTTATTGTCACTGAAACATGTGTAAATGTAGAaatggatttttaaaatttcctatTTGACTTTACAGGGTGCTTCTAAAAATGGCAAGACACCAGATGGTACACCATACATTGAAGCTGCCGAAAAAGATGAGATTAAGGAACTCCTAACATagaaatcatttatataaaactgtatCATTTGCattctataatttttctaatgcATTAAATGAGTTATTTTAGAGCAAACAGtaaagttaatatatattattaaatgcatttatttacattgatttatttttataagctcAACATAAGAAAAGATAAAACATGCATTGACTGCGTCcattagtttttaaatgtattggaAAATTTATGGCCTTCACACATTATGAAGTCAAAATATCTGTGTGTACATTTACTCACTTTCTTCATCATCAACTTCAAGAGGCCTATACTCTTAAATTTagcgaataaattattttatactaagaTGTCTAATCCCAAGAGGGTaagatgtaatttttattgctaaaataaaaaaagtgatattcatacatttgtttattttcttgtaatagtttatttagttttatttatagaaaggTATAGAGCATTAAAACAAGACCatactctttaaaaaaaatatgtgtaatatCTTGGAGATATTGGTCATAGTAAATTAACTTAAATGATCTCTTTTGCCTGTTagtataatcataatatctataaagtaAGAGAACATTTTAcacaatacttatatttatatatatatttacaatacatatttcGTTAGCAAAccacagaataaataatatttaatgactaGTTTCTATTACAGAAAACTATTATGTAGAAACAACTGTATTCCTGTAAAAATACCTGCAAATAATCCCAGCTTCAACTAATgctaaatataagttatattgtaaaaaaggtagttttaatatacttctctcctatagtataataataattacactataatacaacaacaatcaaaaaacaaatattttaattttcttcttaatttcaaaataaacattaattgctAAAGAATGAACAacaacataagaaaataaaaaacatgttaattgcactataacataaaataaataaaaacaaggaaCCACACTTATGACAtaatcttcataatattataattctccATCCCCGGTTGtatatttcttgtatttatttttttgtggaGGACAGTAACAAGCCTTTTTTTGTGCATCCAAATATGATTTACATCCAAGTGTTAGAGTaccagtaaataataatttagctGCCCCTTTACAacctgaaaataatattatgatgtacATCGGCACTTTCTCTTGCTTgcaataagaaaaatactaattagtgtagttaatattatattacctttGGTAATTGCATCAGCTGCAACATTGATACTCTTATAGGTATCACAATAATTGTAAAGGCACCGTTTAAATTCAAGGTCACAAATTTCTTTGCCACTATTACATGTATCATAGCAAATATCATGAGCATCACAGCATTTAGTCATTTGGTCGATCGGTAAATATTCAGAAGATATGTCAAAGCCCAACGAGCCACAGCCATCTGACTTAGGAATGTGGTTTTTGTTACGCACTGGCTTATGACCTGAAATTcagtaatgtaataaatttaaaaatgttatatctatgtaatttattttgactttAAATACCCGTTattcaatgaatattatagtccatgcaaaaattttattttaatttaatctggcaaattaaaataaaaattaagaacatGACAGAgttaaaatttctattctttagTAAATTAGTCAATGGAAAAGCCCAATTACTAAACTtcgtcattattttattaggtactggaaatatgttgaataatttttttattttattatctcataTTATGAATTTCAATAACAAGTTCTGTTTCAAAGAAATgaggaaaaaaaataagccTACTTATGGAAAGTTATACTGATTATAAGGTACATATTTAAACGAATATAGGAATAGTactataacaacaataatGACATGAATCACTAATGAGTTTATAGATCATTGCAGTtgattcataaaacaaatacaaacaattgaAATACCTTCTGGACATGTAAATATACAATCCTCTTCCACTGCTGCATCAAAAATATCATGCAGCGACCTAAATCTTTCAGCTACGGTTATGACATTTCGGAATACATCGCCAAAAACAGATTCTGCTGATAGGACTGCATCTTTCAAATTTCGTAACATTGTTGATCCTATACCAGTATAGGCATAGGCAGCAAATGTtaagagataaataaaaatctttctaTATGGAATATCCATTACGTAAATTAGTCTCGTAATTTGAAGAGACGATGTTAATATAGCTTGGTTTTGGACTAAACATTAACTAACTTAATATTCACTGACGACTACTGTACACTGACGTGGTccaatacttaataaaaccCTATTCAGTAAGTACtgattataaatagattttatagaaTGATAGTGTAGTCTAAAATACCCAAattgaatatgtttatatttttgttgtcaTCTGTAAGTTGTATGTCATAAGTCATTACAAATTAGACATGTCAGAACTCACATGAATCATGATTCATGACAAGTGGTAACTAAAAAACGTTgccaattttattgatttcaaaataacaagaGGACGATACGATTTTATCTGTGAACCAATGGTATCTAAGTCATTGAAGATTTACAACCCTTGTGGGATGTTAAATACCATCGATTATAATaagacaaatttttataagagtTCTTATTGTATGTATCAACTTactgcctgcggcttcgctcaCGTGGTTTACAAAATTTCCTACTTCATGTATCTTCGAAAAGAGagtatgacattttttacaattatataggTGTATACTTCGTCTTAGTAGTTGaggtgaagtcccgtgtcccctagtggggtatggggcagatgatgtacatctgtttcactgatcgatttcctttacggacaagtaggtgatcagccttctgtgtcctgccagaccgagacattttttttttgtgcgtccccaccgggaattgaacccaggacccctcggttctacgctcacgcgttaaccactgtaccaagaagGCAGTCGGCGTCTTAGTAGttactttaacaaaaaatctatttagaaACCTCTATCTTACTTGTGAAGACCTATCCGATGACATAGGGTGGACAATGGGTCTATATCACGTCCATAACGCTAAGAAACAtccttttttcaaatatttgtacagAAATGGACAGGTTAgtgtgttattatatattagacgtCGTATTCAGAAAAGACTTTCAAAGCGGAAAGTTTACCGACATTATTGTCataataatcacactaatattataaatggaaaagtttgtttgtttgattatttgtccgtcaatcacacagAAATTGCTGAAATATGGCATAAAAACAGGGCATGatctgacttgggtgataggatactttttattctatgattaaatgctcccttgggatagaACAGGAATccgtgcgaagccgggacgagcgtctagttacaATATATGGGATACACAATGCTTATATATACTCTAAGTAAACAAACGTGACAACGACACTCACATACAGTAGTACACtttgttatctttttaatgaaatatacataaattaaaacattggtTTTAAATAATCCTGACAGATTAAACATAGACAATCTTATGTTGAACGCAGCTTTATCAGTCAAAAAGTTCCGGTGGCCATCTTAGTTTAAAAAGATAGCCTTTTCCGTTTTGTTGTCGTGAAAATGACGGGCTTTAGCAATAAGGTGAGcgtaaaaattgtgaaaatagatgaattattcacataaagtttgttaatatatttaaagtgataatgttaattcatacatttaatatatgttctttaataatagtgaaaatgttaaaagtaatatGACTAGTGCTGCACGTGTAGTTTTCGATGGCGAGTGTTTCAAAACTATGAATAgatgtaattatttcatataagtaACAACGAAATTATTGccttaaatgtatatttgatcGAATTTAACGCGACGTGTagaattttatgtgtaaattgCTTTTGTTGTCATCGTTCACAATGTCTATTTGAGGTTATGTGCGGTGTGTTA
Coding sequences:
- the LOC119839914 gene encoding myotrophin-like, whose protein sequence is MSELVWGIKNGDIDQVKDIVEKHKIDVNALIDGRVPLHYAADYGQTAVLNYLLDKGADPNMVDKHGISVILAAIWEGHTDCVKTLLKHGASKNGKTPDGTPYIEAAEKDEIKELLT
- the LOC119839912 gene encoding group XIIA secretory phospholipase A2 is translated as MDIPYRKIFIYLLTFAAYAYTGIGSTMLRNLKDAVLSAESVFGDVFRNVITVAERFRSLHDIFDAAVEEDCIFTCPEGHKPVRNKNHIPKSDGCGSLGFDISSEYLPIDQMTKCCDAHDICYDTCNSGKEICDLEFKRCLYNYCDTYKSINVAADAITKGCKGAAKLLFTGTLTLGCKSYLDAQKKACYCPPQKNKYKKYTTGDGEL